One stretch of Microcebus murinus isolate Inina chromosome 12, M.murinus_Inina_mat1.0, whole genome shotgun sequence DNA includes these proteins:
- the MORN5 gene encoding MORN repeat-containing protein 5 yields the protein MQYTGSQYIGDFVDGRMEGHAEYILPTETRYVGEMKDGMFHGEGTLYFPSGSRYDAVWENGLVVKGKYTFADGLQYEAKNWHYCDGYDRRFYTEICNGLKPAGISQLTNMDPPRKIPKGSYDCGDGFYNPFTRVIKDYQGRFLRNADDDEHEWIVRTCRRG from the exons ATGCAGTACACTGGGAGCCAATATATCGGGGACTTTGTAGATGGGAG GATGGAGGGCCATGCCGAATACATCCTGCCCACTGAAACGAGATACGTCGGGGAGATGAAGGACGGCATGTTTCACGGCGAGGGGACCCTGTACTTCCCCAGCGGGAGCCGCTATGACGCCGTCTGGGAAAACGGATTGGTCGTGAAG GGCAAGTACACCTTCGCAGACGGGCTGCAGTACGAAGCGAAGAACTGGCATTACTGCGACGGCTACGACCGGAGGTTTTACACCGAGATCTGCAATGGCTTGAAGCCTGCAG GTATCTCTCAACTCACCAATATGGACCCACCTAGAAAAATCCCCAAGGGCTCTTATGACTGTGGAGACGGCTTCTACAACCCGTTCACGAGGGTAATCAAGGACTACCAGGGTCGCTTCCTGAGGAATGCAG